In Dioscorea cayenensis subsp. rotundata cultivar TDr96_F1 chromosome 11, TDr96_F1_v2_PseudoChromosome.rev07_lg8_w22 25.fasta, whole genome shotgun sequence, a single genomic region encodes these proteins:
- the LOC120272180 gene encoding pentatricopeptide repeat-containing protein At5g62370-like, giving the protein MLLCYCKLRDLPRAQSLFGSIIQLGTLPSLASYSALLRLLCVKEQVSHALSLFFRMAKAGVLPPASSYHALISRLCYKGYLNEARVLFDVMLGDGIGPSLPLLGSLTYGFCKWHRMLDAERVCRLMKLHGFVLDRRLCMMMIHGYVKEGRVNMALDLFKEMKERIDCPPDVYSYNIMIFRLLKLNFVDGGWELFHEMVGCGLKPNVVTFNTMINWYCNNSDVDSALRLLDTMKHYDVTPNLHSYTSVMTALCKAKRLVEVEKWFEKMLDCGLIPDDHMFQLLIKYLPFDHVPWMMGKVLDCLSRNGCNINVLSFVRLFTSDSDEELQREVKLLFDEMAGNNIIPLNVVLHILLGSVCSRGKFNIAHLLLENMVDHGSVPSISHYNFLIRCLCKEGRIEDASFSLYSLLCLNLTTHSIVINFHCKRRDIDLALRAFDKMIRQGFRPPVDVYDSIIRSLCKVGRMLEAELTVDKMLQVGVMPGERIYNALINGYSKMGKIVDAQYLFDVMVYRDIRPSCHAYCALINGLVKANMFRMAVKYLRMMLEDGFVPGTVLYTMLIHQFLKKGDVRFGLDIFALMVRNQVEPDLATFVVVISGICRNVSRHEKMELSLVGKFGEAGCLLFKLLSRNTIVPGKLTQNIRCGTAKEKIELAWEYILHLPDIGLVPNLHIYNGMINGFCRGNMRNNVNALIDPMDKAGVVVNQVTCNILMGAHINSGEIDCATELFNQMNRNGCMADNVTLDTLIKGYSIADRGMEALSLFHMMRKRGFFPSKFSCRRLLDCLCQSHAGDLAFMLFEEMVSLGYMEEESLQAAHKIFDMMLKRGKMLTYQSTWSKGSLIQRSMVGTRLKVEN; this is encoded by the coding sequence ATGCTCCTTTGTTACTGCAAGCTCCGAGACCTTCCCCGGGCCCAATCTCTTTTTGGTTCCATCATACAGCTTGGAACTTTGCCCAGTTTAGCCTCGTACAGCGCGTTGCTTCGGCTATTGTGTGTCAAAGAACAGGTGTCGCACGCTCTCTCACTCTTTTTCCGCATGGCCAAAGCTGGTGTTCTCCCGCCTGCGTCCTCTTATCACGCTTTGATTTCTCGGTTGTGCTACAAGGGTTACCTGAATGAAGCACGCGTCCTGTTTGATGTAATGCTTGGTGATGGCATTGGGCCCTCACTTCCTTTGTTGGGGTCCTTGACCTATGGCTTTTGCAAATGGCATAGAATGTTGGACGCTGAGCGAGTTTGTAGGCTAATGAAGTTACATGGGTTCGTTTTGGATCGTAGGCTGTGCATGATGATGATTCATGGGTATGTCAAGGAAGGAAGGGTAAATATGGCTCTTGATCTTTTTAAGGAGATGAAAGAGAGGATTGACTGTCCACCAGATGTGTACTCGTATAATATAATGATCTTCAGGCTCTTGAAGCTTAATTTTGTTGATGGGGGTTGGGAGTTGTTCCATGAAATGGTGGGATGTGGCCTCAAGCCAAATGTGGTTACTTTCAATACGATGATAAATTGGTACTGTAACAACTCTGATGTGGATTCTGCTTTAAGGCTTCTTGACACAATGAAGCATTATGATGTGACCCCAAATCTGCATTCCTATACTTCAGTGATGACCGCACTTTGCAAGGCAAAGAGATTGGTGGAGGTGGAAAAGTGGTTTGAGAAGATGCTTGATTGTGGGCTCATCCCTGATGACCATATGTTTCAGTTGCTGATTAAGTATCTTCCATTTGATCATGTGCCTTGGATGATGGGCAAGGTTTTGGATTGTCTGTCCAGGAATGGTTGCAATATCAACGTTTTGAGCTTTGTCAGATTGTTTACTTCTGATTCAGATGAGGAATTGCAGCGGGAAGTCAAGCTTCTTTTTGATGAGATGGCAGGAAACAATATAATCCCATTGAATGTGGTTCTCCATATTTTGTTAGGATCTGTGTGCTCACGGGGTAAGTTTAATATTGCTCATCTCTTATTGGAGAATATGGTTGATCATGGATCTGTGCCTTCAATTTCTCATTATAATTTCTTAATAAGATGTTTGTGCAAGGAGGGTAGAATAGAGGATGCTTCTTTCTCATTATACTCTCTTTTATGTCTTAATCTGACTACACATTCAATTGTTATAAATTTTCACTGCAAGCGAAGAGACATAGATTTAGCATTGAGAGCTTTTGATAAGATGATACGGCAGGGTTTTAGGCCTCCTGTTGATGTTTATGATTCAATCATAAGATCTTTGTGCAAAGTAGGTAGGATGTTGGAAGCTGAGCTCACCGTTGACAAGATGCTACAGGTAGGCGTCATGCCAGGTGAAAGGATCTACAATGCACTCATCAACGGTTATTCAAAGATGGGAAAGATTGTTGACGCTCAATACCTGTTTGATGTGATGGTCTATCGTGATATTCGACCGAGTTGCCATGCTTACTGTGCTCTTATTAATGGACTGGTAAAGGCTAACATGTTTAGAATGGCCGTCAAATATCTGCGTATGATGCTGGAGGATGGTTTTGTGCCAGGCACAGTCCTTTACACAATGCTCATACACCAGTTCCTTAAGAAAGGGGATGTTCGCTTTGGACTAGATATATTTGCATTGATGGTGAGGAACCAGGTTGAACCTGATCTTGCTACATTTGTAGTTGTGATCAGTGGTATATGCAGAAATGTCTCGCGGCATGAAAAAATGGAACTTTCTTTAGTTGGAAAATTTGGAGAAGCAGGGTGCTTACTTTTTAAGTTGTTATCACGAAATACTATTGTGCCAGGAAAGCTAACTCAAAATATTCGATGTGGAACTGCTAAAGAAAAAATTGAGCTAGCTTGGGAGTATATACTACATCTGCCGGATATTGGCTTGGTTCCGAATTTGCATATTTACAATGGGATGATTAATGGGTTTTGCCGAGGTAATATGAGAAACAATGTTAATGCCCTCATAGATCCTATGGACAAAGCCGGTGTTGTCGTTAACCAAGTAACATGTAACATCTTAATGGGTGCCCATATCAATTCTGGTGAGATTGATTGTGCGACAGAATTATTTAACCAGATGAACAGGAATGGTTGCATGGCTGATAATGTTACTCTTGATACACTTATAAAAGGTTATTCTATTGCTGACCGAGGGATGGAGGCATTATCTCTTTTTCACATGATGCGAAAGAGAGGGTTTTTCCCTAGCAAATTTTCATGTCGTAGATTACTTGACTGCCTCTGTCAAAGTCATGCCGGCGATCTTGCATTTATGTTATTTGAGGAAATGGTCTCACTTGGCTATATGGAAGAGGAAAGTTTGCAGGCAGCTCACAAAATCTTCGACATGATGCTTAAGAGAGGAAAAATGTTGACTTACCAGTCAACCTGGTCAAAAGGGAGTTTAATTCAGAGGAGCATGGTGGGCACGAGACTAAAAGTGGAGAATTAA
- the LOC120272178 gene encoding uncharacterized protein LOC120272178: MQFLMGLNESYTNVRGNMLIMKPLPTVRQAYSLLIQEEKQREIRSRSHFTLDGVSFNAGNTYNRNVTQIANRGKSEFRKLFCEYCKKAGHRKEKCFKLHGFPNNYKGKRDKKFVASVQGNNSAQTSNYEVSSSLQVIGVSGKGQFPELTPLQCKQLMEFLSSSIQNSDSEKLLAMQIWLPLWQGPSQKRPLVLGRSFNGLYLLHLQKGVLDSAQSSNSATCS, translated from the exons ATGCAGTTTCTAATGGGATTGAATGAATCCTATACTAATGTTAGAGGGAATATGCTCATAATGAAGCCTCTCCCAACAGTTAGACAAGCATATTCACTTTTGATTCAAGAAGAGAAGCAAAGGGAAATTAGATCTCGATCACATTTTACATTAGATGGAGTTTCTTTTAATGCAGGGAATACTTATAACAGAAATGTGACACAAATTGCTAATAGAGGAAAGTCTGAATTCAGGAAATTGTTTTGCGAATACTGCAAAAAAGCAGGACATAGAAAGGAAAAGTGCTTCAAATTGCATGGATTTCCTAATAACTATAAAGGGAAGAGAGATAAGAAGTTTGTAGCTTCTGTCCAGGGAAACAACTCTGCTCAAACAAGTAATTATGAGGTTTCTTCATCACTTCAGGTTATTGGAGTTTCTGGAAAAGGACAATTTCCTGAATTAACACCCTTGCAATGCAAGCAATTGATGGAGTTCTTGAGTAGTTCTATTCAAAATTCTGATTCTGAAAAGCTACTGGCAATGCAAATTTGGCTTCCTCTATGGCAG GGCCCTTCACAGAAGAGGCCACTGGTTCTTGGTAGATCCTTCAATGGGCTTTATCTACTACATTTACAGAAGGGAGTTTTGGACTCTGCACAATCTTCCAATTCAGCTACTTGTTCATAA